From Flavobacterium arcticum, the proteins below share one genomic window:
- a CDS encoding fumarylacetoacetate hydrolase family protein, translated as MKIICIGRNYADHISELQNEKPDEPVIFMKPDTAIVLKKFPFVIPEFSNDVHHEVEVLVKINKVGKYIDAKFAHKYYDEIGLGIDFTARDLQVKLKEKGLPWEKAKAFDGSAVISEFISKAELGDVNNLNFELTNNDSVVQKGNTQQMLWKIDELIAYVSQYFTLKKGDIIFTGTPKGVARVNHNDVLEGYLEGRKLFSIHVK; from the coding sequence ATGAAGATTATTTGTATAGGTAGAAATTATGCTGATCATATTAGCGAACTACAAAACGAAAAACCAGATGAGCCTGTTATTTTCATGAAGCCAGATACAGCTATAGTGCTAAAAAAGTTTCCGTTTGTAATACCTGAGTTTAGTAATGATGTGCACCATGAAGTAGAGGTGCTTGTAAAGATTAATAAAGTAGGAAAGTATATAGATGCTAAGTTTGCTCATAAATATTATGATGAAATAGGGCTTGGTATTGATTTTACAGCACGCGACCTTCAGGTGAAGCTAAAAGAGAAAGGGTTACCTTGGGAAAAAGCAAAAGCTTTTGACGGATCGGCTGTAATAAGTGAGTTTATTAGTAAAGCAGAACTGGGAGATGTAAACAATCTTAATTTTGAATTAACTAATAATGATAGTGTGGTGCAAAAAGGAAACACACAGCAAATGCTCTGGAAAATAGATGAGTTAATTGCTTATGTTTCGCAATATTTTACGCTAAAAAAAGGCGATATTATATTTACAGGTACACCAAAAGGTGTAGCTAGAGTTAACCATAACGATGTGTTAGAAGGATATTTAGAAGGGAGAAAATTATTTAGTATACACGTAAAATAA
- a CDS encoding DUF721 domain-containing protein — protein sequence MAKRLNDNNSIGDVLKEFIGANRLQPGIDKIEVRDAWKNLMGNGVNNYTSEIMLKNGTLYVALTSAVLREELSYGKEKIVKMINEDLGREVVKEVILR from the coding sequence ATGGCAAAACGATTAAATGACAATAACTCAATAGGCGATGTGCTGAAAGAGTTTATAGGAGCTAATAGATTACAGCCAGGTATTGATAAAATAGAGGTACGCGATGCATGGAAAAACCTTATGGGGAATGGTGTAAATAATTATACTAGCGAAATAATGCTAAAAAATGGCACACTATATGTCGCACTTACATCGGCAGTGTTGCGTGAAGAGCTGAGTTATGGTAAGGAAAAGATTGTAAAAATGATTAATGAAGATTTAGGTCGCGAAGTAGTCAAAGAAGTAATATTACGATAA
- the bshC gene encoding bacillithiol biosynthesis cysteine-adding enzyme BshC — protein sequence MPSDCISYQNSGYFTPLIVDYLNQKKNLKSLYHRFPTLQNFKAQLEEKQQSYSSEFRDVLVNTLSEQYQNIETSASTLHNIQLLKENTTFTITTGHQLNLFTGPLYFLYKIVSTINLCKELKVAYPNHNFVPIYWMATEDHDFEEINYFNFKDKKIKWCRESTGPVGRLSTEGLDAVLNFFSKELGAGNNAETLKSLFEAAYINHDNLAHATRYLANELFGNEGMVIMDADNANLKQLFTPHIKEELLHQTSHAKVAETTESLSKYNIQVNPREINLFYIEDNLRERIILQDGIYHINNTELQFTENELLATLDKHPEKFSPNVIMRPLYQEVILPNLCYIGGGGEIAYWLELKTFFEASNVTFPILLLRNSVLLATQKQAKKLDKLNLSWADIFLKQQELMNNKIHVFSEFQLDFTEQKMFLNEQFKKLRAIAVKTDASFIGAVKAQETKQLKGLENLEKRLLKAEKHNHADELERIAILQNELFPSQSLQERKTNFSEFYLDHKEQLFEKLLKDLKPLEQEFSIIVL from the coding sequence ATGCCATCAGACTGTATAAGCTATCAAAATTCAGGATATTTCACACCACTAATTGTAGATTATCTTAATCAAAAGAAAAACCTGAAATCGCTATACCATCGTTTCCCTACGCTCCAAAACTTTAAAGCGCAGCTTGAAGAAAAACAACAAAGTTACTCTTCTGAATTTCGTGATGTATTAGTAAATACTTTATCAGAGCAATATCAAAATATTGAGACCTCTGCTTCTACACTGCATAACATACAGTTACTAAAAGAAAACACTACATTTACCATTACTACAGGACATCAGCTAAACCTTTTTACAGGTCCTCTTTATTTTCTTTATAAAATAGTATCAACAATCAATCTTTGTAAAGAATTAAAAGTTGCTTACCCTAACCATAACTTTGTACCCATCTACTGGATGGCTACAGAAGATCATGATTTTGAAGAAATAAACTACTTTAATTTTAAGGATAAAAAAATAAAATGGTGTCGTGAAAGTACTGGTCCTGTAGGTAGGCTTTCTACCGAAGGTCTTGATGCGGTATTAAATTTTTTTAGTAAAGAGCTTGGTGCAGGTAATAATGCCGAAACATTAAAATCACTTTTTGAGGCTGCCTATATTAATCACGATAATCTTGCCCATGCTACGCGATACTTAGCAAATGAATTATTTGGCAATGAAGGTATGGTAATTATGGACGCTGATAATGCCAATTTAAAACAACTTTTTACACCTCACATAAAAGAAGAGTTACTCCACCAAACGTCGCACGCTAAAGTAGCCGAAACGACTGAAAGTCTTAGCAAATATAATATACAGGTAAACCCAAGAGAAATAAACTTATTTTATATAGAAGATAACCTTCGGGAGCGCATTATTTTGCAAGATGGTATATACCACATTAACAATACTGAACTACAGTTTACCGAAAATGAATTACTCGCAACACTAGACAAGCATCCCGAAAAATTTAGCCCTAACGTTATTATGCGCCCACTATATCAAGAGGTTATATTGCCTAATCTTTGCTACATAGGTGGTGGTGGCGAAATTGCCTATTGGTTAGAACTCAAAACTTTTTTTGAAGCTTCAAATGTAACGTTCCCTATATTATTATTGCGTAACTCTGTATTGCTAGCCACGCAAAAACAAGCTAAAAAGCTAGACAAGCTCAACCTTAGCTGGGCTGATATTTTCTTGAAACAGCAAGAACTCATGAATAATAAAATTCATGTTTTCTCAGAATTTCAATTAGACTTTACAGAGCAAAAAATGTTTTTGAATGAGCAGTTTAAAAAGCTGAGAGCTATAGCTGTAAAAACAGATGCTTCTTTTATAGGGGCAGTAAAAGCTCAGGAAACTAAGCAACTAAAAGGTCTTGAAAATCTTGAAAAACGATTATTAAAAGCAGAGAAACACAATCATGCAGATGAGTTAGAGCGTATTGCTATTTTGCAAAATGAGCTTTTCCCGTCGCAAAGCCTTCAGGAACGGAAAACAAATTTTTCTGAATTTTATCTTGACCATAAAGAACAGTTATTTGAAAAGTTATTAAAAGACTTAAAACCACTTGAACAAGAATTCTCGATAATTGTACTTTAG
- a CDS encoding 3'-5' exonuclease has product MELKLHRPICFFDLETTGTDISKDKIVEISILKVYPNGNKESRTWLVNPERPIPPETIAFHGVTDEKVANEPTFKELSSQIYAMMKDSDLGGYNSDRFDIPLLAEELLRAGVDFDMKNRVSVDVQTIFHKKEERTLSAAYKFYCGQILENAHSAEVDTNATYEILKSQLDHYDDLPNDIKTLSEYTTRKVTVDFAGFIVLDKDGNEVFGFGKNKGVKVETILEQEPGYYGWMQNADFPLYTKKVLTAIKLRKLNNKLA; this is encoded by the coding sequence ATGGAACTTAAACTACACAGACCCATTTGTTTTTTTGATCTTGAAACGACGGGAACTGATATTAGCAAAGATAAAATTGTTGAAATATCGATACTAAAAGTATATCCTAATGGGAATAAAGAGAGTAGGACATGGCTAGTAAACCCTGAACGACCTATACCACCCGAAACGATAGCTTTTCATGGTGTTACTGACGAAAAAGTAGCTAATGAGCCTACATTTAAAGAGCTTTCGAGTCAAATATATGCTATGATGAAAGATTCTGACTTAGGAGGGTATAATTCTGATAGGTTTGATATTCCGTTATTAGCAGAGGAGTTGTTGCGTGCTGGTGTTGATTTTGATATGAAAAATCGTGTATCGGTAGATGTGCAAACTATTTTTCATAAAAAAGAAGAACGAACTCTTAGTGCAGCATATAAGTTTTATTGCGGTCAAATATTAGAAAATGCACATAGTGCAGAGGTTGATACTAATGCTACCTACGAAATATTGAAATCGCAATTAGATCATTATGATGATTTACCAAATGATATAAAAACACTTTCAGAATATACTACTCGTAAAGTAACGGTAGATTTTGCAGGCTTTATAGTGCTTGATAAAGATGGTAATGAGGTGTTTGGTTTTGGTAAAAATAAAGGTGTTAAGGTAGAAACAATTTTAGAGCAAGAGCCAGGTTATTATGGTTGGATGCAAAATGCTGATTTCCCATTATATACTAAAAAAGTACTAACAGCAATTAAACTGCGAAAATTAAATAATAAATTAGCATAA
- a CDS encoding serine hydrolase domain-containing protein: MRNILLAFSTLFIISCNSDNNDTPPIAEETETMYFPDNNTDIWETKSSAELGWNESAKSELVTFLETKNSKSFMILVNGRIVMEEYFDGHTATTPWYWASAGKTLTTALTGIAEQEGYLDIDSKVSDYLGIGWTNAPVEKENLITSKHLLTMTSGLDDALGDNVSPANLQYVADAGTRWAYHNVYVKLQDIVAEATAQSWNDYFNNKLKSPTGMTGAWIPTGDLNVYWSTTRSMARFGLLALNNGKWKEQQIINSNYFNNAITPSQSINKSYGYLWWINGEQSYHLPQTQFEFQGSIIPSGSADMYMALGKNDQKIYVIPSKKMVIIRMGNTADDENFAVSDFDEELWVKINFVIN; this comes from the coding sequence ATGAGAAATATTCTATTAGCATTTAGTACTCTTTTTATAATATCTTGTAATTCTGATAACAATGATACTCCACCTATAGCAGAAGAAACGGAGACTATGTATTTTCCCGATAATAATACTGATATTTGGGAAACAAAATCATCTGCCGAGCTAGGATGGAACGAAAGTGCAAAAAGCGAATTAGTTACTTTTTTAGAAACAAAAAATTCTAAATCGTTTATGATATTAGTAAACGGACGCATAGTAATGGAAGAATATTTTGACGGACATACTGCTACTACTCCTTGGTATTGGGCAAGTGCTGGTAAAACACTTACTACAGCACTAACTGGTATAGCCGAACAAGAAGGTTACCTCGATATAGATAGTAAAGTGAGTGATTATTTAGGCATAGGATGGACGAATGCACCCGTTGAAAAAGAAAATCTTATAACATCTAAACACTTGCTCACTATGACATCGGGGCTTGATGATGCATTAGGAGATAATGTATCACCTGCCAATTTACAATATGTAGCCGATGCAGGAACACGATGGGCATACCATAATGTATATGTAAAGTTGCAAGATATTGTTGCCGAAGCTACAGCGCAAAGCTGGAATGACTACTTTAACAATAAACTAAAAAGCCCAACAGGAATGACGGGGGCATGGATACCAACTGGCGATCTTAATGTTTACTGGAGCACTACACGAAGTATGGCACGTTTTGGGCTACTGGCGCTTAATAATGGTAAATGGAAAGAGCAACAAATAATAAATAGTAACTATTTTAATAATGCTATTACTCCGTCACAAAGTATTAATAAGTCATACGGTTACCTGTGGTGGATAAACGGAGAGCAAAGCTACCACTTGCCACAAACACAGTTTGAATTTCAAGGCAGCATTATACCTTCAGGTTCTGCCGATATGTATATGGCTCTTGGTAAAAATGACCAAAAAATTTATGTTATCCCTTCTAAAAAAATGGTTATAATCCGTATGGGTAATACCGCTGATGATGAAAATTTCGCAGTTTCTGATTTTGATGAAGAACTATGGGTAAAAATAAACTTTGTTATTAATTAA
- the rpmG gene encoding 50S ribosomal protein L33, whose protein sequence is MAKKGNRIQVILECTEHKASGVAGTSRYITTKNKKNTPDRLEIKKFNPVLKRVTVHKEIK, encoded by the coding sequence ATGGCAAAGAAAGGTAATAGAATCCAGGTTATTTTAGAGTGTACCGAGCATAAAGCTTCTGGTGTAGCTGGAACTTCTAGGTATATAACTACCAAAAACAAAAAAAATACTCCAGATAGACTAGAGATTAAAAAGTTTAATCCTGTTTTGAAGAGAGTAACTGTTCATAAAGAAATAAAATAA
- a CDS encoding M15 family metallopeptidase has product MKLISRLFFYSFLALTGIVLFVTSTSMGKSKTLVKNSIQDQFSEIDFEALTIINKMVYADTTNFMHQKIYPCARCFLRPEAAEALAEANQIAKTENLKLVIYDCYRPYQFQYKMYEIVNNPRYVAKPDKGSNHNRGLAVDVALADQEGNLLDMGNEFDDFSKLSHYAAIDITEEGKKNRGVLRKIMTKAGFIPYDNEWWHFDYVKKQYPVANFVWECDE; this is encoded by the coding sequence ATGAAATTGATAAGCAGACTTTTCTTTTATTCTTTTCTTGCACTAACAGGTATCGTGTTATTTGTTACAAGTACTAGTATGGGTAAAAGTAAAACATTAGTAAAAAATTCTATTCAAGATCAATTTTCCGAAATAGACTTTGAAGCATTGACTATTATTAATAAAATGGTATATGCTGATACGACTAATTTTATGCATCAAAAAATTTATCCCTGCGCACGTTGCTTTTTGCGTCCCGAAGCAGCCGAAGCGTTAGCTGAAGCAAATCAAATAGCTAAAACAGAAAATTTAAAACTAGTTATTTACGATTGTTATCGCCCTTATCAGTTTCAGTATAAAATGTATGAGATAGTAAATAATCCGCGCTATGTTGCCAAACCAGATAAAGGATCTAATCATAATAGAGGACTGGCAGTAGATGTTGCATTGGCAGACCAAGAAGGTAATTTGTTAGATATGGGGAATGAATTTGATGATTTCTCAAAATTATCACATTATGCTGCGATTGATATTACAGAAGAAGGGAAAAAAAATAGAGGGGTACTGCGAAAGATTATGACAAAGGCAGGCTTTATACCCTATGATAATGAATGGTGGCATTTCGATTATGTGAAGAAGCAATATCCTGTGGCTAATTTTGTATGGGAGTGTGATGAATAG
- the rpmB gene encoding 50S ribosomal protein L28, with protein sequence MSRVCALTGKRAMVGNNVSHAMNKTKRKFSVNLMKKRFYLPEEDRWITLRVAASTIKTINKKGITSVLKEAKEKGFIK encoded by the coding sequence ATGTCAAGAGTTTGTGCCCTTACAGGTAAAAGAGCGATGGTAGGAAACAATGTTTCTCACGCAATGAACAAGACTAAGAGAAAGTTTAGTGTAAACTTAATGAAGAAGCGTTTTTATCTTCCTGAAGAAGACAGGTGGATAACTCTTAGGGTGGCTGCTTCTACTATCAAAACAATTAACAAAAAAGGTATTACTTCAGTTTTAAAAGAAGCTAAAGAAAAAGGATTTATCAAGTAA
- a CDS encoding lipocalin family protein, translating into MKKCILLLLAIITISCGNNIADEDLVYLNGYWEIEVAIMPDGIEKEYKVNPIIDYFELKDNKGIRKKVMPQFDGTYRVNDTSEEMAITKEDNKTYISYTTDFSKWKEQILEIDEEHLVLKNEQDIEYHYKKPQPFSIK; encoded by the coding sequence ATGAAGAAGTGTATATTACTTTTATTGGCAATAATAACTATTTCATGTGGTAATAATATTGCAGATGAAGACTTAGTATATTTAAACGGATATTGGGAAATAGAAGTAGCTATAATGCCCGATGGTATTGAGAAAGAATATAAAGTAAATCCTATAATTGATTATTTTGAACTTAAAGATAATAAAGGAATTCGTAAAAAAGTGATGCCGCAGTTTGATGGTACATATCGTGTAAATGATACTTCGGAGGAAATGGCGATAACTAAAGAAGATAATAAAACTTATATTAGCTATACTACTGATTTTTCTAAATGGAAAGAACAAATACTTGAAATTGATGAGGAACATCTTGTATTAAAGAATGAACAGGATATAGAATATCACTATAAAAAACCACAACCTTTTAGTATTAAATAA
- the ftsY gene encoding signal recognition particle-docking protein FtsY, which translates to MSFFKKIFSSEKKETLDKGLEKTKTSFFSKLSKAVAGKSKVDDEVLDNLEEVLVSSDVGVNTTLKVIGRIEERVSRDKYLGTDELNQILREEIAALLSETNSGNATDFEIPKDKKPYVLMVVGVNGVGKTTTIGKLAYQFKKAGHNVVLGAADTFRAAAIDQLQVWADRVGVPIVKQQMGSDPASVAFDTLESAVTQNADVVIIDTAGRLHNKVNLMNELTKVKRVMQKVIGDAPHDVLLVLDGSTGQNAFEQAKQFTAATEVTSLAVTKLDGTAKGGVVIGISDQFQIPVKYIGIGEGIEDLQVFNKHEFVDSFFK; encoded by the coding sequence ATGAGTTTCTTTAAAAAAATATTTTCTTCAGAAAAAAAAGAAACCCTTGATAAGGGGCTTGAAAAAACAAAAACTTCTTTCTTTTCTAAACTTTCTAAGGCTGTAGCAGGGAAATCTAAAGTAGATGATGAGGTATTAGATAACCTTGAAGAGGTTTTAGTATCATCTGACGTAGGTGTAAATACTACACTTAAAGTTATAGGACGCATTGAAGAGCGCGTATCTCGTGATAAATATTTGGGTACAGATGAACTGAATCAAATATTAAGAGAAGAAATTGCTGCATTGCTATCTGAAACTAATTCGGGTAATGCAACCGATTTTGAAATCCCGAAAGATAAAAAACCATATGTACTTATGGTGGTTGGTGTAAATGGTGTTGGTAAAACAACTACTATTGGTAAACTTGCCTATCAGTTTAAAAAAGCAGGACACAATGTAGTATTAGGTGCAGCCGATACTTTTAGGGCTGCTGCTATAGATCAACTGCAAGTATGGGCAGATAGAGTAGGAGTACCTATTGTAAAACAACAAATGGGTAGTGACCCTGCATCTGTGGCATTTGATACATTAGAGTCTGCTGTTACACAAAATGCAGATGTTGTTATTATTGATACAGCAGGTCGACTACATAATAAGGTAAACTTAATGAATGAGCTTACCAAAGTAAAAAGGGTAATGCAAAAAGTAATAGGCGATGCTCCGCACGATGTATTATTAGTACTAGATGGTTCTACAGGACAAAATGCCTTTGAACAAGCTAAGCAATTTACTGCTGCAACAGAGGTTACCTCGCTTGCTGTTACTAAACTTGATGGTACAGCTAAAGGTGGTGTTGTAATAGGTATTTCAGATCAGTTTCAAATTCCTGTAAAGTATATTGGTATTGGCGAAGGTATAGAGGATTTACAGGTGTTTAATAAACATGAATTTGTAGATTCTTTCTTTAAATAA
- a CDS encoding histidine kinase, with product MILFTEEVPVEIRNMKEGLNEKDHKKVYYAAHKIKPTLDLLGMDIAYNDVLTIEEWTRVEGKKKEIKEVVKSLKDYVNLTLKELKKDFNL from the coding sequence GTGATTCTTTTTACCGAAGAAGTTCCTGTTGAGATACGAAATATGAAAGAAGGATTGAATGAAAAAGATCATAAAAAAGTGTATTATGCCGCTCATAAGATAAAACCTACACTAGACTTATTAGGAATGGATATTGCCTACAATGATGTGTTAACAATAGAAGAATGGACTAGAGTAGAGGGCAAGAAAAAAGAAATAAAAGAGGTGGTTAAAAGTCTTAAGGATTATGTAAACCTCACATTAAAAGAACTTAAAAAAGATTTTAATCTTTAA
- a CDS encoding CinA family nicotinamide mononucleotide deamidase-related protein: MKAAIVTVGDEILIGQITDTNSGYIAKALDKIGIAVHEMLSISDEQQHILSTLSALQNNVDIVIITGGLGPTKDDITKHTLCEYFDDELVVNQDVLIHVETLIKQVLQRTASQMNKDQALVPSRSTVLFNSVGTAPGMWMEKEGTVFISLPGVPYEMKDIIVKEVLPRLITKYKRPYILHKTILTYGEGESIIAERIEDWENNLPEFIRLAYLPSPGRVRLRLSARGLDEVILRDGIVAETEKLKTLIDDIIVGYEEDETLEVVVGKLLMQQQKTIAVAESCTGGKLAQMLTATAGASNYFKGGVVTYSIESKVNLLGIEEAFIKKHNVVSAQVAEAMAAKAKAIFGTDYALATTGNAGPTKEEGSADVGTVFIGLATPKGVFSEELKLGQPREKVIDRASNKALEKIYKEFLKN, translated from the coding sequence ATGAAAGCAGCCATTGTAACGGTAGGCGATGAAATACTTATAGGGCAAATTACCGATACCAATTCGGGTTATATAGCTAAAGCATTAGACAAAATAGGGATAGCCGTACACGAAATGCTCTCTATAAGCGATGAGCAGCAACATATACTCAGCACACTTTCTGCATTGCAAAATAATGTTGATATTGTAATTATTACAGGAGGACTAGGACCAACGAAAGATGATATTACAAAACACACACTTTGCGAATATTTTGATGACGAATTAGTAGTTAATCAAGACGTACTTATACATGTAGAAACACTTATAAAACAGGTTTTACAACGCACAGCTTCGCAAATGAATAAAGACCAAGCTCTTGTTCCGTCGCGCAGTACTGTATTGTTTAATAGTGTTGGTACAGCGCCAGGTATGTGGATGGAGAAAGAAGGAACTGTTTTTATATCGCTTCCTGGAGTACCTTATGAGATGAAAGATATAATAGTAAAAGAGGTGTTACCAAGGCTTATAACTAAGTATAAGCGTCCTTATATACTACACAAAACAATACTTACTTACGGGGAAGGAGAAAGCATAATAGCCGAGCGGATAGAGGATTGGGAAAACAACTTGCCCGAATTTATAAGACTAGCCTATTTGCCAAGTCCAGGTAGGGTACGTTTACGTCTTAGCGCTAGAGGACTTGATGAAGTTATTTTGCGCGATGGTATTGTTGCTGAAACAGAGAAATTAAAAACCCTTATAGATGATATTATAGTAGGGTATGAAGAAGATGAAACACTAGAAGTTGTAGTAGGAAAACTACTTATGCAGCAACAAAAAACAATTGCAGTAGCTGAAAGTTGTACAGGTGGTAAACTAGCACAAATGCTTACAGCTACTGCGGGAGCTTCTAATTATTTTAAAGGAGGGGTGGTTACTTACTCTATAGAAAGTAAGGTTAATTTATTAGGAATTGAAGAAGCTTTTATAAAAAAGCATAATGTAGTTAGTGCTCAGGTTGCCGAAGCTATGGCGGCAAAAGCAAAGGCTATTTTTGGTACTGATTATGCATTGGCAACAACAGGTAATGCAGGACCAACGAAAGAAGAAGGTAGTGCTGATGTAGGGACTGTTTTTATAGGTTTAGCAACTCCTAAAGGCGTTTTTAGTGAGGAACTTAAACTAGGACAACCACGTGAAAAAGTTATAGACAGAGCATCGAACAAAGCGTTAGAAAAAATTTACAAAGAATTTTTGAAAAACTAA
- a CDS encoding DUF4295 domain-containing protein — protein sequence MAKKTVATLQTSSKRLTKAIKMVKSPKSGAYTFVESVMAPEEVDTFLKKK from the coding sequence ATGGCAAAGAAAACCGTAGCAACCTTACAAACATCTTCAAAAAGACTTACCAAAGCTATCAAAATGGTAAAATCACCTAAATCTGGTGCTTATACTTTCGTTGAAAGCGTTATGGCTCCTGAAGAAGTGGATACTTTTCTTAAGAAGAAATAA
- a CDS encoding nucleoside-diphosphate kinase, translating to MATNRTFTMIKPDAVANGHIGGILSMITEAGFRIVSLKLTQLTVADAKEFYAVHSERPFYGELVEFMSRGPIVAAILEKDNAIEDFRTLIGATNPAEAAEGTIRKKYATSIGENAVHGSDSDENAAIEGAFHFAGREQF from the coding sequence ATGGCAACAAACAGAACATTTACAATGATTAAGCCAGATGCTGTTGCAAACGGACACATCGGTGGTATTTTATCAATGATAACTGAAGCAGGTTTCAGAATCGTTTCTCTTAAATTAACACAACTTACAGTAGCTGATGCTAAAGAGTTTTATGCTGTACACAGCGAAAGACCATTTTATGGTGAGCTTGTAGAGTTTATGTCTAGAGGTCCTATCGTAGCTGCTATTCTTGAAAAAGATAACGCTATCGAAGATTTCAGAACTTTAATTGGTGCTACTAACCCAGCAGAAGCTGCAGAAGGTACTATCCGTAAAAAATATGCTACGTCAATAGGTGAAAACGCTGTTCACGGATCTGATAGCGATGAAAATGCAGCTATAGAAGGTGCATTCCATTTTGCAGGTAGAGAGCAATTCTAA